The Chryseobacterium aureum genome contains a region encoding:
- the eco gene encoding serine protease inhibitor ecotin gives MKFSKTLMTGLVLMAGVNAFAQKKAEKFEKLQIEMFPKAKEGYKQVYIQLPVAKNENDLKVELFVGAEKMLDCNNYFLMGEMKTQDLQGWGYNYYEVESKGETGGTLMACLDKKLTKKFVTLKPEIVRYNSKLPLVFYVPKDIEVRYRILRPDAAMKKAVQR, from the coding sequence ATGAAATTTTCTAAAACTTTAATGACAGGATTAGTACTAATGGCTGGAGTAAATGCTTTTGCACAAAAGAAAGCAGAAAAGTTTGAAAAACTACAGATTGAAATGTTCCCAAAAGCAAAAGAAGGATATAAGCAGGTATATATTCAGCTTCCCGTTGCTAAAAATGAAAACGATTTAAAAGTTGAACTTTTTGTCGGCGCTGAGAAAATGTTAGACTGTAACAATTATTTCTTAATGGGAGAAATGAAAACTCAGGATCTACAGGGGTGGGGATACAACTATTATGAGGTAGAATCCAAAGGAGAAACAGGAGGGACACTAATGGCTTGTCTGGATAAAAAACTGACGAAAAAATTTGTGACGCTTAAGCCTGAAATTGTAAGATACAACAGTAAACTTCCATTGGTATTCTATGTACCGAAAGACATCGAAGTTCGTTACAGAATTTTACGTCCTGATGCTGCTATGAAAAAAGCAGTTCAAAGATAA